The proteins below come from a single Zhouia spongiae genomic window:
- the metF gene encoding methylenetetrahydrofolate reductase [NAD(P)H], translating into MKVTEHIERAKGKTLFSFEIIPPQKGSNINELYKNIDPLMEFNPPFIDVTTSREEFVYIDKGEGLLDRKITRRRPGTLGICAAIKHKYDVDTIPHLLCGGFTKEETEYMLVDCHYLGINNIMALRGDAMKHQRYFEPTAGGHSYAVDLVRQIHNLRCGKYLHETLEEGERASFCVGVAGYPEKHLEAPSIDFDLKKLKEKVDAGADYVVTQMFFDNQKFFRFIEQAKDYGIHVPIIPGLKPIAVKRHLQLLPQVFKIDLPDTLIAAVEKCKNNKEVRQVGVEWSIQQSKELKEAGIPVLHYYSMGKSDNIKTIAEAVF; encoded by the coding sequence ATGAAGGTTACAGAACACATCGAAAGAGCAAAAGGGAAAACATTGTTTTCATTCGAGATTATTCCTCCTCAAAAAGGAAGTAATATCAATGAACTGTATAAAAACATAGACCCGCTTATGGAGTTCAATCCTCCGTTCATAGATGTAACAACATCGCGAGAAGAATTCGTATATATAGATAAGGGAGAAGGGCTACTCGACAGGAAAATAACAAGAAGACGCCCGGGAACTTTAGGTATTTGTGCCGCGATTAAACATAAATACGATGTGGATACTATACCGCATTTATTATGTGGAGGTTTTACAAAGGAAGAAACAGAATATATGCTCGTAGATTGCCATTATTTGGGAATAAACAATATAATGGCATTAAGAGGCGATGCCATGAAGCATCAGCGGTATTTTGAACCAACAGCAGGCGGACATTCTTATGCGGTTGATTTGGTGCGTCAGATTCATAATCTGCGCTGTGGCAAATATCTTCATGAAACATTGGAAGAAGGAGAAAGAGCCAGTTTTTGTGTAGGTGTGGCAGGATATCCGGAGAAGCATCTGGAAGCCCCGTCAATAGATTTCGATCTGAAAAAATTGAAAGAAAAGGTTGATGCCGGAGCCGATTATGTGGTTACGCAGATGTTTTTTGACAATCAGAAGTTTTTCCGGTTTATAGAGCAAGCTAAAGATTATGGTATTCATGTGCCTATCATACCGGGATTAAAACCCATAGCCGTAAAGCGGCATTTGCAATTACTGCCGCAGGTGTTTAAAATAGACTTGCCCGATACACTTATTGCTGCAGTTGAAAAGTGTAAAAACAATAAAGAGGTCAGACAGGTAGGTGTAGAATGGAGTATTCAGCAATCCAAAGAGTTAAAAGAAGCAGGGATTCCGGTTTTACATTATTATTCGATGGGGAAATCGGATAATATCAAAACAATTGCAGAAGCCGTATTTTAA
- the gldA gene encoding gliding motility-associated ABC transporter ATP-binding subunit GldA: MSIAVSNITKVYGEQKALNNISFSIEKGEIVGFLGPNGAGKSTMMKILTTYIKPSSGKASVNKYDIGTEKRKVQKSIGYLPEHNPLYLDMYVKEYLAFNAGIYNIPKTRIKEIITLTGLTPEAHKKIGQLSKGYRQRVGLATAMLHDPDVLILDEPTTGLDPNQLTEIRELIKNAGKNKTVLLSTHIMQEVEAICDRVIVINKGQIVADKKLSQLNDEKQQVIFVEFDYRVEDILLKELPHITTIKNIAGFAYELHFNTDKDMRPAIFDFAQENGLKTLQLNHKHKNLETLFRELTS; encoded by the coding sequence ATGTCAATTGCTGTATCGAACATTACAAAAGTTTACGGAGAACAAAAAGCCTTAAATAACATTTCATTTAGTATTGAAAAAGGTGAAATAGTTGGATTTCTCGGACCGAATGGCGCCGGAAAATCAACTATGATGAAGATCCTTACCACTTATATAAAACCGAGCAGCGGCAAAGCTTCGGTTAACAAATATGATATTGGTACAGAAAAAAGAAAGGTACAGAAAAGCATAGGCTACCTCCCCGAGCATAACCCGCTGTATCTCGATATGTATGTAAAAGAATATCTGGCATTTAATGCCGGCATATACAATATCCCTAAAACCCGTATTAAGGAAATTATCACGCTAACAGGTTTAACTCCTGAAGCTCACAAAAAAATAGGACAACTTTCCAAAGGTTACAGGCAAAGGGTTGGATTGGCAACAGCCATGCTTCACGATCCTGATGTACTGATACTGGATGAACCAACGACTGGGCTCGATCCTAATCAACTGACTGAAATTCGTGAACTTATAAAAAATGCAGGAAAGAATAAAACCGTTTTACTTTCCACCCATATCATGCAGGAAGTGGAAGCTATATGCGACAGGGTTATTGTAATCAATAAAGGGCAGATCGTTGCAGATAAAAAACTCTCTCAATTAAATGATGAAAAGCAACAAGTAATCTTTGTTGAGTTTGATTATCGCGTGGAAGACATCTTATTAAAAGAGCTCCCACATATAACAACCATTAAGAATATTGCCGGATTCGCCTATGAATTACACTTCAATACGGATAAAGACATGAGGCCTGCTATTTTCGATTTTGCACAGGAGAATGGTTTAAAAACACTTCAGCTCAACCATAAACACAAAAACCTGGAAACGCTGTTCAGGGAACTAACATCTTAA
- a CDS encoding prephenate dehydratase, which produces MKTKVAIQGIRGSFHHLVAQEYFHDGVDVHECLSFDKLVDSLLDKTCGMAVMAIENSIAGSIIPNYALIDANHLHIIGEHYINIHQNLMALKGQEIEDINEVYSHPMALLQTKEFFKKYPHIKLIEDADTAEVAQRIHEQQLDGVGAVASYAAAKMYDLEILGPEIQTIKNNATRFVIVQTKNSAIPEDEINKASLKFELDHKRGSLATILNVMSDCRMNLTKIQSLPIIETPWKYSFFVDVTFEKYSDFEKAKSVLEIMAEHFKVLGEYKNARL; this is translated from the coding sequence ATGAAAACTAAAGTTGCAATACAGGGAATCAGAGGATCTTTTCACCATTTGGTGGCACAGGAGTATTTTCATGATGGGGTAGATGTTCATGAATGTCTGTCTTTTGATAAACTGGTAGATAGTCTTCTGGATAAGACATGTGGCATGGCGGTAATGGCTATTGAGAATTCAATAGCCGGATCCATAATTCCAAATTATGCTTTGATCGATGCTAATCACCTGCATATAATCGGTGAACATTATATCAATATCCATCAAAATTTAATGGCTTTAAAAGGGCAGGAGATAGAAGATATTAATGAGGTGTATTCGCATCCGATGGCATTACTGCAAACCAAAGAATTTTTCAAGAAATACCCGCATATAAAACTTATTGAAGATGCAGATACGGCCGAAGTGGCACAAAGAATACATGAACAGCAGCTCGATGGTGTAGGTGCTGTTGCGAGTTATGCGGCAGCTAAGATGTACGATTTGGAAATTTTGGGGCCTGAAATTCAGACCATAAAAAATAATGCTACCCGATTTGTGATCGTCCAGACTAAAAACTCGGCTATTCCGGAAGATGAGATCAATAAGGCATCGTTAAAATTTGAGTTGGATCATAAAAGGGGGAGCCTGGCTACCATACTTAACGTTATGAGCGATTGCCGAATGAATTTAACGAAGATTCAATCATTGCCTATTATAGAAACACCATGGAAATATTCGTTTTTTGTGGATGTGACTTTTGAAAAGTACTC
- the metH gene encoding methionine synthase, which yields MGAKANRYLKLSGLEPLVVTPESNFINIGERTNVTGSRRFLRLIKEEKYDEALEVARSQVEGGAQIIDVNMDEGMLDGVYAMTTFLNLMAAEPDIARVPVMIDSSKWEIIEAGLKVVQGKSVVNSISLKEGEEEFIQRAKQIKRYGAAVIVMAFDEVGQADTYERRIEICKRSYDILVEKVKFSPEDIIFDPNIFPVATGMEEHRKNAIDFFRATKWIRENLPHAHVSGGVSNVSFSFRGNNVVREAMHSAFLYHAIKNGMDMGIVNPQMLEVYDDIPKDLLEHVEDVLLDRREDATERLMTLAETVKGNGKVAEKQNQEWRSGELQDRITHSLVKGIDEFVEVDIEEARQAVNKPIEVIEGHLMNGMNVVGDLFGSGKMFLPQVVKSARVMKKAVAYLLPFIEEEKDEESRSAGKILMATVKGDVHDIGKNIVSVVLGCNNYEVVDLGVMVPPEKIIQTALDEKVDIIGLSGLITPSLDEMVYLAKELEKLDINIPVMIGGATTSRAHTAVKIAPEYSKTVVHVNDASRAVTVAGNLVNPKFLESYSVAIREEYDKLREGFLNRSKKKTYLSIQDARANKFSVDWNNFTPVRPNFIGVKKIEAAIDALEDYIDWTPFFRSWDLHGKYPAILEDDVVGEQARSLYKDALEMFQKIKSEKWLKATGVLGVFPANQVGDDDIEVYNEEGEAIDRFLTLRQQSKKTKGAPNMALADFIAPKSSGKQDYVGAFCVTTGFGVEEIAKKYEENLDDYNSIMIKALADRCAEAFAEYLHEKVRKEIWGYAADEVLTNEELIRESYKGIRPAPGYPACPDHLEKRTIWKLLDVEKNTGVKLTDSLAMWPASSVSGYYFANPQSKYFGLGKIKQDQVEDYASRRDISIEEANKWLNPNIAD from the coding sequence ATGGGGGCAAAAGCAAATAGATATTTGAAACTTTCAGGGTTAGAGCCTTTGGTGGTAACGCCTGAGAGTAATTTTATTAATATAGGAGAGCGTACCAACGTAACAGGGTCGCGTCGTTTTCTGAGGTTGATCAAGGAAGAAAAATACGATGAAGCCCTGGAAGTAGCACGATCACAGGTAGAAGGAGGAGCGCAGATTATTGATGTGAATATGGATGAAGGAATGTTGGATGGTGTCTATGCCATGACGACGTTTCTGAATTTAATGGCAGCCGAACCCGATATCGCCAGAGTACCCGTTATGATCGATAGCTCTAAATGGGAAATCATCGAAGCAGGACTAAAAGTAGTTCAGGGGAAAAGTGTTGTGAACTCCATCAGTCTGAAAGAAGGTGAAGAAGAGTTTATTCAACGGGCCAAACAGATAAAACGCTATGGCGCAGCAGTTATTGTAATGGCATTCGATGAGGTAGGACAGGCAGATACCTATGAAAGAAGAATAGAGATATGTAAACGGTCTTACGATATATTGGTAGAAAAGGTGAAATTCTCTCCTGAAGACATTATTTTCGATCCGAATATATTTCCTGTCGCTACAGGAATGGAAGAGCATAGGAAAAATGCAATTGATTTCTTTAGAGCTACGAAATGGATTCGTGAAAACTTACCGCATGCTCACGTTAGTGGAGGGGTCAGTAATGTTTCTTTTTCTTTCAGAGGAAATAATGTAGTCAGGGAAGCAATGCATTCAGCATTTTTGTATCATGCCATAAAAAACGGAATGGATATGGGGATTGTAAATCCCCAGATGCTGGAAGTATATGACGACATCCCAAAAGACCTTTTAGAACATGTAGAAGACGTGTTGCTGGATAGAAGGGAAGATGCCACCGAACGACTGATGACTCTTGCAGAAACGGTAAAAGGTAATGGGAAGGTCGCTGAAAAACAAAATCAAGAATGGAGATCCGGCGAACTTCAGGATAGAATAACCCATTCGCTGGTAAAGGGAATCGATGAATTTGTTGAAGTCGATATAGAAGAAGCAAGGCAGGCAGTAAACAAACCCATCGAAGTCATTGAAGGACATTTGATGAATGGAATGAATGTGGTAGGAGATCTGTTTGGAAGTGGAAAAATGTTCTTGCCGCAGGTGGTAAAATCGGCAAGAGTAATGAAGAAAGCAGTGGCATATTTGTTGCCATTTATTGAGGAAGAAAAAGACGAAGAGTCCCGTTCAGCAGGTAAAATCCTGATGGCTACAGTAAAGGGAGATGTACATGATATTGGAAAAAATATTGTCAGCGTTGTATTAGGCTGTAATAATTATGAGGTAGTCGATCTCGGGGTAATGGTACCCCCCGAAAAAATCATCCAGACGGCCCTTGATGAAAAAGTTGACATAATCGGACTGAGCGGATTAATAACACCGTCTTTGGATGAAATGGTGTACCTGGCCAAAGAACTTGAAAAACTGGATATCAATATCCCTGTAATGATTGGTGGTGCTACTACATCCAGAGCTCATACGGCAGTTAAGATTGCCCCGGAATATTCTAAAACGGTGGTGCATGTAAATGATGCATCCCGGGCAGTTACCGTAGCAGGAAATTTGGTGAACCCTAAATTTTTAGAGTCTTATTCGGTGGCAATCAGGGAGGAGTATGATAAACTAAGGGAAGGATTCCTGAACAGATCGAAAAAGAAAACATATTTAAGCATCCAGGATGCCAGGGCAAATAAATTCTCCGTCGATTGGAATAATTTTACTCCGGTGAGACCGAATTTTATAGGCGTTAAGAAAATAGAGGCCGCTATCGATGCATTGGAGGATTATATAGACTGGACCCCATTCTTCAGATCATGGGATTTACATGGTAAGTACCCTGCCATATTAGAAGATGATGTGGTTGGTGAACAGGCACGATCATTGTATAAAGATGCTCTTGAAATGTTTCAAAAGATAAAATCAGAGAAATGGCTGAAGGCAACCGGCGTATTGGGGGTTTTCCCTGCCAATCAGGTAGGAGATGACGATATTGAAGTTTACAATGAGGAAGGAGAGGCTATAGATAGATTTTTGACTTTACGTCAGCAATCCAAGAAAACAAAGGGAGCTCCAAATATGGCTTTGGCAGATTTCATAGCCCCAAAGAGTTCAGGAAAACAGGATTATGTGGGGGCGTTTTGTGTGACGACAGGCTTTGGTGTTGAAGAAATCGCAAAAAAATATGAAGAGAACTTAGACGATTACAATTCAATTATGATAAAAGCCCTCGCCGATCGTTGTGCGGAAGCATTTGCCGAATACCTCCACGAAAAGGTACGTAAAGAAATCTGGGGATATGCTGCTGATGAGGTATTAACGAATGAAGAGCTGATCAGGGAATCGTATAAAGGGATTCGTCCTGCGCCAGGCTATCCGGCTTGCCCGGACCATCTGGAAAAGAGAACCATATGGAAGCTGCTGGATGTAGAAAAGAATACGGGTGTAAAACTTACAGACAGTTTGGCTATGTGGCCGGCATCGTCAGTATCAGGATATTATTTTGCAAACCCTCAAAGCAAATATTTTGGATTGGGAAAGATCAAACAAGATCAGGTTGAAGATTACGCATCACGACGTGATATCAGTATAGAGGAAGCAAATAAATGGTTGAACCCTAACATAGCAGACTAG
- the pncB gene encoding nicotinate phosphoribosyltransferase, with amino-acid sequence MINENNYSIFNSILDNDFYKFTMQCAVVKLFPNVKAKYKFINRGEHKFPEGFGQALRSAVDNMARLQLTRDEKSFLTETCHYLNPAYIDFLEGYRYDPSEVSIQQTGEDLEVYVSGYWYRTILWEVPLLSLICELYYELTGQERWTKEKVVDTTLNKIKLYNELGVTFAEFGTRRRHSYRTHREVMHTLSTYKGKSFIGSSNVHMAMLYNVKPIGTHAHEWFMFHAAEYGFKMANALSLEHWVDVYRGDLGVALSDTYTTDVFFKQFDTKFAKLFDGVRHDSGDPIEFAEKTIIHYKHHGINPLYKYIIFSDGLNPEKVESITHACKGKIGISFGIGTNLTNDVGLKPMNIVIKLTDVLTNDNEWIPTVKLSDEPNKHTGDEKMISLAKELLRIKD; translated from the coding sequence ATGATTAATGAAAATAACTATTCTATTTTCAACTCTATACTCGATAATGATTTTTATAAATTCACGATGCAGTGTGCTGTTGTTAAGCTTTTTCCCAATGTAAAGGCCAAGTACAAGTTCATCAACAGGGGGGAGCATAAATTTCCGGAAGGTTTTGGGCAAGCACTCAGAAGTGCTGTAGACAACATGGCCCGATTACAGTTAACAAGGGATGAAAAAAGCTTTCTTACGGAAACATGTCATTATTTAAACCCTGCATATATAGATTTCCTGGAAGGGTATCGTTACGACCCCTCTGAGGTTAGTATCCAGCAAACCGGCGAAGATCTCGAAGTATATGTTTCCGGATACTGGTACCGTACCATTTTGTGGGAGGTGCCTCTGCTATCGCTCATCTGTGAATTGTATTATGAGCTTACAGGACAGGAACGCTGGACCAAAGAAAAAGTAGTAGACACTACCCTCAATAAAATAAAACTCTATAATGAGCTTGGGGTAACTTTTGCAGAATTCGGCACACGCAGACGTCATTCGTACCGGACCCATCGCGAGGTCATGCATACTTTATCTACCTACAAAGGGAAAAGCTTTATTGGCAGCAGTAATGTACATATGGCGATGCTCTATAATGTAAAACCAATCGGAACTCATGCGCATGAATGGTTTATGTTTCACGCAGCCGAATACGGATTTAAAATGGCTAATGCACTCTCATTAGAACATTGGGTAGATGTGTATAGAGGCGATCTTGGAGTTGCTCTCTCCGACACCTATACCACAGATGTGTTTTTTAAACAATTCGACACTAAGTTTGCCAAATTATTTGATGGTGTACGCCACGATAGCGGGGATCCTATTGAATTTGCCGAAAAGACCATCATACACTATAAACATCACGGAATCAACCCCTTGTACAAGTACATTATCTTTTCGGACGGTCTAAACCCTGAAAAAGTTGAATCTATTACGCATGCGTGCAAAGGAAAAATAGGCATCTCTTTCGGTATAGGTACCAATCTCACAAATGACGTGGGGCTCAAACCAATGAATATAGTTATTAAACTTACTGATGTACTTACTAATGATAACGAGTGGATCCCTACCGTAAAACTCTCTGACGAACCCAACAAGCATACCGGTGACGAGAAAATGATATCATTAGCCAAGGAATTACTACGTATCAAAGACTAA
- a CDS encoding head GIN domain-containing protein, which translates to MMKKLFVLFLLTLAVTSCNNEDASDCFQTAGSLVKEIRDVSGFDKVTVLDGVTLIVKMGDEYRVEVESGKNLINDISVSVEEGRLILADNNSCNFVRDYDKTRIYITVPDLKEIRNASQFTVYSDGVWKYKNLLLISEQYSAGGYQSVGDFDIDIDMDTLRLNFSNLSNCYARGRVRNLELRYTAGNSRFEGKELMAEKVSVYHRGTNDILVNPVESLKGEIISYGNVRSFNRPPVVEVEELFKGKLIFE; encoded by the coding sequence ATGATGAAAAAACTATTTGTATTATTTCTGTTAACCTTGGCCGTCACTTCGTGTAACAATGAAGATGCTTCGGATTGCTTTCAAACCGCAGGGAGTCTCGTTAAAGAAATAAGGGACGTTTCGGGTTTTGACAAAGTCACCGTACTTGATGGTGTCACCCTGATCGTTAAAATGGGCGATGAATACAGAGTTGAAGTAGAGTCGGGTAAAAACCTGATTAATGATATTAGTGTGAGCGTAGAGGAGGGAAGGTTGATTTTGGCCGATAATAACTCGTGTAATTTTGTACGTGATTATGACAAAACCAGGATATATATCACAGTACCCGATTTAAAGGAAATCAGGAATGCGAGTCAATTTACCGTATATTCTGACGGGGTATGGAAATATAAAAACTTATTGTTGATCTCTGAACAATATAGTGCCGGAGGTTATCAGTCTGTTGGGGATTTTGATATCGATATCGACATGGATACCCTGAGACTCAATTTTTCAAATTTATCCAACTGTTATGCCAGGGGCAGGGTTCGTAATTTGGAGCTTAGATATACCGCAGGAAATAGCAGGTTTGAAGGTAAAGAATTAATGGCAGAGAAGGTTTCTGTCTATCATAGGGGAACTAATGACATCCTGGTCAACCCTGTAGAAAGTTTAAAAGGGGAAATAATCAGCTATGGTAATGTCAGGTCTTTTAACAGACCCCCTGTCGTTGAAGTGGAAGAGTTGTTTAAAGGAAAACTGATCTTTGAATAA
- a CDS encoding homocysteine S-methyltransferase family protein, producing MRDIRKELEKRILVMDGAMGTMLQQYKFTEEDFRGARFKDFKYPVQGNNDLLSLTQPKAIAEVHAAYFEVGADIVETNTFSSTTIAMADYHMEDLAYELNYESARIAKEVADKYTALTPGKPRFVAGAMGPTNKTASMSPDVNDPGYRAITFDELRIAYKEQAEGLINGGADVLLIETVFDTLNAKAALFAIDEVKEEKKIDIPVMVSGTITDASGRTLSGQTPEAFLVSISHIPLLSVGFNCALGADQLLPYVKQLAQNTPFYISAYPNAGLPNHFGEYDQTAEEMQQLIRTYLEENVVNIIGGCCGTTPDHIRMIADAVKEYQPRKIVELV from the coding sequence ATGAGAGATATTAGAAAAGAACTCGAAAAAAGAATTTTGGTAATGGATGGTGCCATGGGAACCATGTTGCAGCAGTATAAATTTACAGAGGAAGATTTTCGGGGTGCCCGGTTTAAAGATTTTAAATATCCGGTACAGGGCAACAACGATTTACTGTCTTTAACCCAGCCTAAGGCAATCGCTGAAGTTCATGCAGCTTATTTTGAGGTGGGAGCCGATATTGTGGAAACGAACACGTTCTCATCTACAACAATCGCCATGGCTGATTATCATATGGAAGATTTAGCGTATGAACTAAACTACGAATCAGCAAGAATAGCAAAGGAAGTGGCAGATAAATATACTGCATTAACACCAGGCAAACCTCGTTTTGTAGCAGGAGCTATGGGCCCAACCAATAAAACTGCAAGTATGTCGCCGGATGTTAATGACCCGGGCTATCGTGCCATTACTTTTGATGAATTACGGATAGCCTATAAAGAACAGGCAGAAGGTTTAATAAATGGCGGGGCAGATGTGCTGCTGATAGAAACTGTATTCGATACACTGAATGCCAAAGCAGCTTTATTTGCTATTGATGAGGTTAAAGAAGAGAAGAAAATTGACATTCCTGTTATGGTTAGCGGAACGATTACAGATGCTTCCGGAAGAACATTGTCAGGACAGACGCCGGAAGCCTTTTTGGTCTCCATTTCGCATATCCCGTTATTAAGTGTAGGGTTTAATTGTGCCTTAGGAGCAGATCAGTTATTGCCATATGTTAAGCAATTAGCTCAGAACACCCCATTCTATATATCAGCCTATCCTAATGCCGGTTTGCCAAATCATTTCGGAGAGTACGATCAGACTGCAGAAGAGATGCAACAACTTATCAGGACTTACCTCGAGGAGAATGTGGTGAATATCATCGGAGGGTGTTGTGGAACAACTCCCGATCACATACGTATGATAGCCGATGCAGTGAAAGAATATCAACCAAGAAAAATTGTGGAGTTAGTTTAA
- a CDS encoding YybH family protein, whose translation MKKLFIIIGGFIIISSGCKQETIKGNLVSEHKNKIKMTDIEWSEQADNPDKHLEFFADEAIVLAPGQPILSGKKTIKDLLERYHSIPGFKIHWEPVKVEVAESGDLGYSLGTYVLTMQDSLGNEIKDYGKYVTIWKAYNDSLWKVSVDMFNSNK comes from the coding sequence ATGAAAAAGTTATTTATTATAATCGGAGGATTCATCATTATCTCAAGCGGTTGTAAACAAGAAACTATTAAAGGAAACCTTGTTTCAGAACATAAGAATAAAATAAAAATGACTGACATTGAATGGTCTGAGCAGGCTGACAATCCCGACAAACATTTAGAATTCTTTGCCGATGAAGCTATTGTCCTTGCTCCTGGACAACCTATTCTGTCGGGTAAAAAAACCATTAAGGACCTGCTGGAAAGATATCATTCCATTCCCGGTTTCAAAATTCATTGGGAACCGGTTAAAGTTGAAGTAGCCGAATCCGGCGACCTCGGGTATTCATTGGGAACGTATGTCCTTACCATGCAAGATTCCCTCGGGAATGAAATTAAAGACTACGGGAAATACGTTACTATTTGGAAAGCGTATAATGACAGCTTGTGGAAAGTTTCTGTCGACATGTTCAATTCAAACAAATAG
- a CDS encoding acyloxyacyl hydrolase, translating to MLKKAVFIFILFINVVNAQDKEQQSSFVDVNYFTGNIALHNTDIQHLITGHPEGFIIGWNKKTFGGKEWEQRYNYPDYGASYSYQNFKNEYLGQNHALYAHYNFYFLNRNLMMRIGQGLAYTSAPYDNENNFRNVAFGSRILSSTMLMLNYKKERLLGDLGIQAGLSLIHYSNANVKAPNTSVNSVTFNVGVNYKLDKNTPVYADDHLSNKFTERMRVNFVFRAGLNESDQVNSGQFPFYVFSVYADKRLNKKSAVQLGTDIFYSNFLKQYARYRAVASPHWGISEDDDYKRTGLFVGHELFMNKMSLVTQFGYYTYYPIDFEGRLYQRVGLKYYLGNKLFSALTLKTHAAKAEAVEFGLGYRF from the coding sequence ATGTTGAAAAAAGCTGTTTTCATTTTTATATTATTTATCAACGTTGTTAATGCTCAAGATAAAGAGCAACAAAGCTCGTTTGTTGATGTAAATTATTTTACGGGTAATATAGCCCTTCACAACACCGATATCCAACATTTAATTACCGGGCATCCGGAAGGTTTTATTATTGGCTGGAATAAAAAAACCTTTGGGGGAAAAGAATGGGAGCAACGTTATAATTATCCTGATTATGGAGCTTCTTACTCATATCAGAATTTTAAGAATGAATACCTCGGACAGAATCATGCATTGTATGCGCACTATAACTTTTATTTTTTAAATAGAAATTTGATGATGCGGATCGGGCAAGGTTTGGCATATACCTCAGCACCGTACGATAATGAAAATAATTTCAGGAATGTAGCTTTTGGGTCAAGGATTTTGAGTAGTACGATGTTGATGCTCAATTATAAAAAAGAACGGTTGCTAGGTGATCTGGGAATTCAGGCCGGGCTTTCATTAATACACTACTCCAATGCTAATGTAAAAGCGCCGAATACAAGTGTGAATTCTGTAACATTTAATGTCGGGGTTAATTATAAGTTAGATAAAAACACCCCTGTATATGCAGATGACCATTTGAGTAATAAGTTTACGGAAAGGATGCGTGTAAATTTTGTTTTCCGGGCCGGATTGAATGAAAGTGACCAGGTAAATAGCGGGCAGTTCCCTTTTTATGTATTCTCCGTATATGCAGATAAGCGGCTCAATAAAAAAAGTGCTGTTCAGTTGGGAACCGATATATTCTACTCGAATTTTTTAAAACAGTATGCCCGGTACAGGGCTGTCGCATCTCCTCATTGGGGGATTAGTGAAGATGATGACTATAAAAGAACCGGACTTTTTGTGGGACACGAACTTTTTATGAACAAGATGTCTTTGGTTACTCAATTTGGATATTATACGTACTACCCGATCGATTTTGAAGGACGATTATACCAGAGAGTTGGACTAAAATATTATCTTGGCAACAAACTCTTTAGTGCTCTTACGTTAAAAACGCATGCGGCGAAAGCCGAAGCAGTAGAATTTGGATTGGGGTATAGATTTTAA